One region of Hugenholtzia roseola DSM 9546 genomic DNA includes:
- a CDS encoding lytic transglycosylase domain-containing protein, translated as MKFLPKALLFAFLIGGSSTFTLHSVSGQTSYQTLPNPFEKAERQHSLVFQKNPSDKLDKENPHSRKKNKPSKHKNQHKNQQAAQAAIQNQEVSFAQNNKPFVVEDFWLMPTPDTTLLQNHSYQNFQPTLDFRASSEPQLQMEWLALGDEPTPADMERLLRQKIAGMQIFAEFVSFVSLSKVEYKQKLEEVLAEEALAVDEALFFNPDDPNICLIEDIEVDYSLLPALSDAEMQARLKALEKEMPLNYTPEVRKFIDKYGVHYRHYTAELIKRSNRYFPLFEQILKEEGVPEELKYLVVVESAFQPKAISRAGAGGLWQFMPKTGKIFDLTQNHYIDERFEPIASTRAAARLLKYLYEMFGDWELALASYNCGPGNVKKAMQRSGKKTFWEIYDYLPRETRNYVPLYTSYVYLFNHQEEHSIFASELHPSLDITQIEVYEAIKLSKLAEQLNVCVEDLEAINPHLKKGFIPAYRTACKVNIPTKRKTFFEENEAAIILACKGGTAPIKTNTTQTSTKQQTLVAQNQQVSQKTSIKTSTTAKANQDFHTVSKGETLSQIALRYKVSAEDIKKWNGMKSAAIYTGQKIKVAGAKTEEASTVTASTAKKTYTSKTTTARYHTVRAGDSLWKISQQYTGLTVEKLKKLNGLKSDKLNIGQKLRVL; from the coding sequence ATGAAATTCCTACCAAAAGCTCTTTTGTTCGCTTTCTTGATAGGAGGTAGTAGCACCTTTACCCTACACAGTGTTTCAGGACAGACTTCATACCAGACCCTTCCCAATCCTTTTGAAAAGGCAGAGAGGCAGCATAGTTTGGTCTTTCAAAAGAATCCGTCCGATAAATTAGACAAAGAAAATCCCCATTCGCGCAAAAAAAATAAACCAAGTAAGCATAAAAACCAGCACAAAAATCAGCAAGCAGCGCAGGCGGCGATTCAAAATCAAGAAGTAAGTTTTGCACAAAATAACAAACCCTTCGTAGTAGAAGACTTTTGGCTTATGCCGACCCCTGACACGACTTTACTGCAAAACCATTCGTACCAAAATTTTCAGCCTACCTTAGACTTTCGCGCTTCTTCCGAGCCACAGCTACAAATGGAGTGGCTTGCCTTAGGAGATGAGCCTACGCCTGCCGACATGGAGCGGCTTTTGCGTCAGAAAATTGCAGGTATGCAGATTTTTGCCGAGTTTGTGTCTTTTGTGAGCCTTTCGAAGGTAGAATATAAGCAAAAATTGGAAGAGGTATTGGCAGAGGAGGCGTTAGCCGTAGATGAGGCACTTTTTTTCAACCCCGACGACCCCAATATTTGTTTGATAGAAGATATTGAAGTGGATTATTCGCTGCTCCCTGCCCTTAGTGATGCAGAAATGCAGGCGCGTCTGAAAGCCTTAGAAAAGGAAATGCCACTCAATTATACGCCCGAAGTCCGCAAATTTATAGACAAGTATGGCGTGCATTATCGCCACTATACGGCTGAATTGATTAAACGCTCAAACCGTTATTTTCCACTTTTCGAGCAAATCTTAAAAGAGGAGGGCGTTCCCGAAGAACTCAAATATTTGGTTGTGGTAGAATCTGCCTTTCAGCCCAAAGCGATTTCGCGAGCAGGCGCAGGGGGGTTGTGGCAATTTATGCCCAAGACAGGCAAAATCTTCGACCTGACCCAAAACCATTACATAGATGAACGCTTCGAGCCGATTGCTTCCACACGTGCCGCAGCGCGTTTGCTCAAATATCTTTATGAGATGTTTGGCGATTGGGAATTAGCCTTAGCGTCCTATAATTGCGGACCTGGCAATGTCAAGAAAGCCATGCAGCGTTCGGGAAAGAAAACCTTTTGGGAGATTTATGACTACCTACCGCGTGAAACGCGCAATTATGTGCCACTTTATACTTCATACGTCTATCTTTTTAATCATCAGGAAGAGCATAGTATTTTCGCTTCCGAGTTGCACCCTTCCTTAGATATTACACAAATCGAGGTGTATGAAGCGATTAAATTGAGCAAATTAGCCGAACAACTCAATGTCTGTGTAGAAGATTTGGAAGCCATCAATCCGCATCTGAAAAAGGGATTCATTCCTGCCTATCGGACGGCTTGTAAGGTCAATATTCCTACCAAACGCAAAACCTTTTTTGAAGAAAACGAAGCGGCAATTATCTTAGCCTGCAAAGGAGGGACTGCGCCTATCAAAACCAATACGACGCAAACAAGTACCAAACAGCAGACGCTTGTCGCTCAAAATCAGCAAGTTAGTCAGAAAACCAGCATCAAAACAAGCACTACTGCAAAGGCAAATCAGGATTTTCATACGGTAAGCAAGGGCGAAACACTTTCGCAAATTGCGTTGCGTTACAAAGTCAGTGCAGAGGACATAAAAAAGTGGAACGGCATGAAGTCGGCTGCCATTTATACAGGTCAGAAAATAAAAGTTGCAGGTGCTAAAACAGAAGAAGCCTCAACCGTTACGGCAAGTACAGCCAAGAAAACATACACTTCCAAAACCACTACTGCACGCTATCATACGGTACGGGCAGGCGATAGCCTTTGGAAAATTTCGCAGCAGTACACAGGGCTTACCGTAGAAAAACTCAAAAAGCTCAACGGCTTGAAGTCGGATAAGCTCAATATTGGGCAAAAGTTGCGCGTCTTGTAA
- a CDS encoding archaeosortase/exosortase family protein encodes MKSQKKIVFFIIIFILLYVCWLLLYDFWIAPQTALDSFLIEKVGRSSAWLLALFGWEGFYHVGYHTVYLGEKACVSVGAPCNGLEIFVVFSLFIIALPMSHLHKIWYIPMGIVFIFGINVLRVAALTLNAYYFPESIDFNHHYLFTFVVYLFVFFLWYFWVNYFVSFQKVQ; translated from the coding sequence ATGAAAAGTCAAAAAAAAATAGTTTTTTTTATTATTATTTTTATCCTGCTTTACGTCTGTTGGTTGTTATTGTATGATTTTTGGATAGCTCCACAAACGGCTCTTGATAGCTTTCTGATAGAAAAAGTTGGCAGAAGTAGTGCGTGGCTTTTGGCTCTTTTTGGGTGGGAAGGCTTCTATCATGTGGGCTACCATACAGTCTATCTGGGCGAAAAAGCCTGCGTTTCGGTAGGTGCGCCCTGCAATGGTTTAGAAATTTTTGTAGTGTTTTCACTTTTTATTATAGCCTTGCCCATGTCGCATCTACACAAAATCTGGTATATTCCTATGGGAATCGTCTTTATTTTTGGTATCAATGTTTTGCGTGTCGCCGCCCTAACGCTCAATGCCTATTATTTTCCCGAAAGTATAGACTTCAATCACCATTATTTATTTACATTTGTAGTCTATCTTTTTGTCTTTTTCCTTTGGTATTTTTGGGTGAATTATTTTGTTTCTTTTCAGAAAGTGCAATAA
- a CDS encoding M43 family zinc metalloprotease yields the protein MHTPYSFPKWLWLLGLLLFSMPLLQAQQQTEPCATDIIHRRNMQNNPEYAANFNRMLDEVHDYLQKQEAAGTLNKTQSTVYTIPVVVHVIHTGEPIGDLYNPTDAAIISMVNGLNDWFRNTGANNSPLGVDIEIEFALAQRDPSCLPTNGIVRVNGSGVPNYDAQGIQAQSATAADEVAVKNLSRWPNTDYYNIWIVKEIDNANGTSGSFIAGYAYFPGAGAAVDGTVMLASQIGPTDTTLPHEIGHALGLFHTFEGSSGAGNCPANATCATQGDRVCDTAPHDADYFQCTSNACSVDLTVLQNIMSYNCADRFTQGQKDRMRAALTTQRASLISSLGATPPPASTPAVACVPTATGTFSGFGVTRVQFNGLDVSSGTSAAEGNYINRTCAQGVTVDAGTSYGVTVQTSVNDHRVRIWIDYNNDGDFNDAGEEVFAGTSTGANPKTVNGSIAIPASGITLNQPLRMRVAADWVGDPTPTPCALSEGQAEDYSIIINGAACAITALSAGTQTACNAGDNTYTQQVTVTFSNAPVAGNLLVNGQSFAIGASPQTVTLTGLVSNGAAVNVTASFSATPTCTFTQNNLFTAPASCAPTTYFSSGANTNWHNAAAWSSVCGGAGGAGIPTALDNVVICAGHTVNHSAAAVCNNLTINATGRLNTRDNYNFTVSGNTIVNGIYRETTQAGGGATKTFTGDVTISNTGEFGSNGVLTNANYVFNGSLINAGTFDNRNNGNTTFGGANESIENNGTMVINQDASGATFFAANYTLLGSAEIRFFAGSTTINNNVVVTNQGNVMFFYGNVLAGNASSHFINAANAIVNFRGSGTIPMNGGLLTTSAAGNTVYYNYGGDSPVRGNQTYHHLVVYIGNKTITGGNIVVNGNLTISNGPVTTLTANNFNIEIKGNWVNNGVFASGTNTVTFSGAAAQTITGATTFHNLTINQTAASTVTPNAAQTVTGQLNLQSGRIVLGANNLTLSNATVANQIAGTFANSWVETNGTGGLIRNGNLAALSDFPVGNNTSVKLISLSAISNTKVRYIAPATPAIPAGLLAAGLNATWRVESSGAASGDVRITNPTGSTTPTSTIRRYNGSQWVELATTYNATPYYQTSGIAIAAAENYAVLAACALTANITAGGATTFCQGADVVLTATPATGVTYQWKNGGTDIGGATNATYTATTSGNYTVLLTDTGDPTCTSLSNAIAVTVNPLPNALTIVANPASVVSGNASAIEVPTSQNGVSYQLQNVTAGNTNVGAPQNGNGGTLTFPTGALTANTDFRVVATNTTTTCSQTLNTVTVTVTGGCTLAPNITAGGATTFCQGGNVVLTATPATGVTYQWRRHNIDIAGATAQTYSADQSGDYTVYVEENGNPSCNAVSNTIAVTVNPLPNDIAIAANPASVPINTGSNIEVANSENGVSYQLQNVTAGNTNVGAPQNGNGGLLTFPTGNLGTSTEFRIIATNTTTTCSRTLTATANISVGDIWNIQQDTYFTTIQAAVNAAIAGQTIKMLSFRNYPENVLVDKSLTFTSDATAYTQVEITGIEMNGVGATLTIEGDMCLTELLNMQNGDVIIDAGANFALRSTAAATAMVINASPTNTVQGNVIAERYMPSVSDLGGYDGVGGYHVLASPFAAAPLSQLGDDMTLILNTAFNTAAEPGLTNPFPTLYVYDENHPRTGIATQYYNGFQMGFFVPTTADFEVGRGYQANISAGGTVDMNGILNNGNLGTLNLTRSSNGLHLLGNPYPSPIVWTQLLANSSGIQNAVYIDIPTSRYGGNYASFVNGVGTNGGTNQIASMQGFWVEATAGGGSITFDNSVRVNSYQNPRFFKTDEKGLKEGLLKLTLKQGENLQDEAAIYFEAGASPQFDGVYDAHKLRLHDGKSPSLYSYFAYPEGQTNAKGETADYFSISGLPSLEGKTIVPLAVDIKTEGEHQISLSEFKYFHDLHVVYLYDSLTQTLHNLRQNADYVFAAKKGIDQNRFVLLFDAPANADFFVDNKLNVYPNPASTAVSFSLKNNHEGAYQIRLLDMVGKEILSSEKNKEGAFLQGTIEIGNLANGVYFLQISSEAGIEQVRFVKE from the coding sequence ATGCACACTCCCTACTCCTTTCCCAAGTGGCTGTGGTTATTGGGCTTGCTTTTATTTAGCATGCCTTTGCTGCAAGCCCAGCAGCAAACCGAACCCTGCGCCACCGACATCATTCACCGTCGTAATATGCAAAACAACCCCGAATATGCGGCAAACTTCAACCGCATGCTTGATGAGGTTCACGACTACTTACAAAAACAAGAGGCGGCAGGTACGCTCAATAAAACGCAAAGTACGGTCTATACGATTCCCGTTGTTGTCCATGTCATACACACTGGCGAACCTATTGGCGACCTTTACAACCCTACTGACGCAGCAATTATTAGCATGGTCAATGGACTGAATGATTGGTTTAGAAATACGGGAGCAAATAATAGCCCTCTTGGAGTAGATATCGAAATTGAGTTTGCTTTGGCACAACGCGACCCCTCTTGTCTTCCTACCAATGGCATTGTACGGGTAAATGGTAGTGGTGTGCCTAATTATGATGCACAAGGTATTCAAGCACAAAGTGCTACGGCTGCCGACGAAGTAGCGGTTAAAAACCTAAGCCGCTGGCCTAATACCGACTACTACAATATTTGGATTGTCAAGGAAATTGACAATGCAAATGGTACAAGTGGCTCTTTTATAGCAGGCTACGCTTATTTTCCCGGTGCTGGAGCTGCCGTAGATGGTACAGTAATGCTTGCTTCACAAATCGGACCTACGGACACAACCCTTCCCCATGAGATTGGACACGCGCTTGGGTTGTTCCATACTTTTGAAGGGTCGTCGGGCGCAGGAAACTGCCCTGCTAATGCCACTTGTGCAACACAAGGCGATAGAGTTTGCGATACTGCTCCCCATGATGCAGACTATTTTCAGTGTACGAGCAACGCTTGTAGTGTAGACCTAACGGTATTGCAAAACATTATGTCCTATAATTGTGCAGACCGTTTCACACAGGGACAGAAAGACCGCATGCGAGCGGCTCTTACAACACAAAGAGCCTCGCTGATTTCTTCTTTGGGTGCAACGCCGCCTCCTGCTTCTACGCCTGCTGTGGCTTGTGTGCCTACCGCTACGGGGACTTTTTCAGGATTTGGTGTTACAAGGGTACAGTTTAATGGCTTAGATGTCAGTTCTGGTACTTCGGCGGCAGAAGGCAATTACATTAACCGCACTTGCGCACAAGGAGTTACAGTAGATGCAGGTACTTCTTATGGCGTTACGGTGCAAACTTCTGTAAACGACCACCGAGTGCGCATCTGGATAGACTACAATAATGACGGAGATTTTAATGATGCAGGAGAAGAAGTTTTTGCAGGCACAAGTACAGGGGCGAACCCCAAAACCGTAAATGGGTCTATTGCTATTCCTGCTTCTGGCATAACCCTGAATCAACCTCTGCGTATGCGTGTGGCAGCAGATTGGGTAGGTGACCCCACGCCCACGCCTTGCGCTCTTTCCGAAGGGCAAGCCGAAGATTATTCTATCATCATCAATGGGGCGGCTTGTGCCATTACTGCCCTAAGTGCGGGTACGCAAACGGCGTGTAATGCGGGCGATAACACTTATACACAACAAGTAACGGTTACTTTCAGTAATGCACCTGTGGCGGGCAATCTTTTAGTGAACGGACAAAGTTTTGCCATTGGCGCGAGTCCGCAAACGGTTACCCTTACAGGGTTGGTATCAAATGGGGCTGCGGTCAATGTAACCGCTTCTTTTTCAGCTACGCCTACTTGTACCTTTACCCAAAATAACCTCTTTACTGCGCCTGCTTCTTGCGCCCCTACTACTTATTTTTCTTCGGGCGCGAACACTAATTGGCACAATGCAGCCGCTTGGTCAAGCGTCTGTGGAGGTGCAGGCGGAGCGGGTATTCCTACCGCTCTCGACAATGTTGTAATTTGTGCAGGACATACCGTCAATCATTCGGCGGCTGCCGTTTGTAACAATCTGACTATCAATGCTACAGGTCGTTTGAATACGCGCGATAATTACAATTTCACCGTTAGCGGAAATACCATTGTAAATGGCATTTATAGAGAAACAACGCAAGCAGGCGGGGGTGCAACCAAAACCTTCACAGGAGACGTAACTATCTCAAATACAGGCGAATTTGGCTCAAATGGCGTTCTTACCAATGCAAACTATGTCTTTAATGGTAGTCTTATCAATGCAGGCACTTTTGACAATCGCAACAATGGCAACACTACCTTTGGCGGTGCAAATGAAAGTATAGAAAATAATGGTACAATGGTCATCAACCAAGATGCCTCTGGTGCTACCTTCTTTGCAGCAAATTACACCCTTTTAGGTTCTGCCGAAATTCGCTTCTTTGCAGGCTCTACTACCATCAATAACAACGTTGTCGTTACAAATCAGGGCAATGTGATGTTTTTCTACGGAAACGTATTGGCAGGCAATGCAAGTAGCCATTTTATCAATGCCGCTAACGCGATTGTGAATTTTAGAGGTTCGGGTACAATTCCTATGAATGGCGGTTTGCTTACCACTTCGGCTGCTGGAAATACGGTCTATTACAACTACGGCGGCGATAGCCCTGTGCGCGGCAATCAGACCTATCACCACTTGGTCGTCTATATCGGAAATAAGACCATTACAGGCGGCAATATCGTAGTGAATGGCAACCTAACCATCAGTAACGGTCCCGTAACGACGCTTACGGCAAACAATTTCAACATCGAAATCAAAGGAAATTGGGTAAATAATGGTGTTTTTGCTTCGGGTACAAATACCGTTACTTTTTCAGGAGCTGCTGCTCAAACCATTACAGGCGCGACTACCTTTCACAACCTAACCATCAATCAAACTGCCGCTTCTACTGTAACGCCCAATGCGGCTCAAACCGTTACGGGGCAGCTCAATTTGCAGAGTGGTAGGATTGTGTTGGGTGCAAATAATTTGACGCTTTCTAATGCAACGGTAGCAAATCAAATTGCAGGCACTTTTGCCAATAGTTGGGTAGAAACCAATGGCACAGGTGGGCTTATCCGAAATGGGAATTTGGCGGCTTTGAGCGATTTTCCTGTCGGAAATAATACAAGCGTGAAACTTATTTCGCTTAGTGCCATTTCGAATACCAAAGTGCGCTACATTGCACCTGCTACCCCTGCTATTCCTGCGGGACTTTTGGCGGCAGGTCTGAACGCGACTTGGCGCGTAGAAAGTTCGGGCGCAGCTTCGGGAGATGTGCGCATCACCAACCCCACAGGTAGCACTACCCCAACTTCTACCATCAGACGATACAATGGCTCGCAATGGGTAGAATTAGCGACTACCTATAATGCAACGCCTTATTATCAGACCAGCGGCATTGCCATTGCAGCAGCAGAAAACTATGCAGTTTTGGCGGCTTGCGCCCTTACTGCCAATATCACCGCAGGTGGAGCTACTACTTTCTGCCAAGGTGCAGATGTGGTCTTGACTGCTACCCCTGCCACAGGCGTAACCTATCAGTGGAAAAACGGTGGAACAGACATCGGAGGAGCTACCAATGCTACCTACACTGCCACAACAAGCGGCAACTATACGGTCTTGCTCACCGATACAGGCGACCCTACTTGTACTTCCTTGTCTAATGCAATCGCCGTAACGGTGAATCCCTTGCCTAACGCGCTAACGATTGTAGCAAACCCTGCTTCGGTAGTGAGTGGAAACGCCTCTGCGATTGAAGTACCTACCTCTCAAAATGGCGTTTCGTATCAGTTACAAAACGTAACGGCAGGCAATACCAACGTCGGTGCGCCTCAAAACGGCAACGGTGGCACGCTTACCTTCCCTACAGGTGCGCTTACGGCAAACACCGATTTTAGAGTCGTCGCAACCAATACCACTACCACTTGTAGCCAAACCTTGAACACCGTAACCGTAACTGTTACGGGCGGCTGTACCCTTGCGCCCAACATTACCGCAGGTGGAGCTACTACTTTCTGCCAAGGTGGAAATGTAGTCCTGACCGCTACGCCTGCCACAGGTGTAACCTACCAATGGCGCAGACACAACATCGACATCGCAGGAGCGACTGCCCAAACTTATAGTGCCGACCAAAGTGGCGACTATACGGTTTATGTAGAGGAAAATGGCAATCCTTCGTGTAATGCCGTTTCCAATACGATTGCCGTAACGGTGAATCCGCTTCCGAATGATATTGCCATTGCTGCCAATCCTGCCTCTGTTCCTATCAATACAGGTTCTAATATTGAAGTTGCCAATTCTGAAAATGGCGTTTCGTATCAGTTGCAAAATGTAACGGCAGGCAATACCAACGTCGGTGCGCCTCAAAATGGCAATGGTGGGCTGCTTACCTTCCCCACAGGCAATTTGGGAACAAGCACTGAATTTAGAATTATCGCAACCAACACAACGACAACTTGTTCGCGCACACTAACAGCAACGGCTAACATCAGCGTAGGTGATATTTGGAATATCCAACAGGATACCTATTTTACCACAATCCAAGCTGCCGTCAATGCCGCTATCGCAGGACAAACTATCAAGATGCTTTCTTTCCGTAATTACCCTGAAAACGTTTTGGTAGATAAATCCCTTACCTTTACCTCTGATGCTACTGCTTACACACAGGTAGAAATTACGGGTATCGAGATGAACGGCGTAGGTGCAACGCTTACAATAGAAGGCGATATGTGCCTAACCGAACTTCTGAATATGCAAAATGGTGATGTAATTATCGATGCAGGTGCAAATTTTGCCCTTCGCTCTACCGCAGCGGCTACGGCAATGGTCATCAATGCCTCGCCTACCAATACCGTTCAAGGCAATGTCATTGCTGAACGCTATATGCCCTCGGTGTCTGATTTAGGTGGTTATGATGGTGTCGGTGGTTATCACGTGCTTGCTTCTCCTTTTGCGGCAGCTCCCCTTTCGCAGTTGGGTGATGACATGACCTTGATTCTGAATACAGCCTTCAATACGGCTGCCGAACCAGGGCTGACCAATCCATTCCCAACTTTGTACGTGTATGACGAAAATCACCCTCGTACAGGTATTGCGACACAATATTACAACGGCTTCCAAATGGGCTTCTTTGTGCCTACTACTGCCGATTTTGAAGTAGGGCGCGGCTATCAAGCCAACATTTCGGCAGGTGGTACAGTAGATATGAATGGCATACTCAATAATGGCAATTTGGGAACTTTAAACCTAACACGTAGTTCCAACGGCTTGCATTTATTGGGCAATCCTTATCCTTCGCCTATCGTTTGGACACAACTCTTGGCAAATTCGAGCGGTATTCAAAATGCCGTTTATATCGACATTCCTACAAGCCGTTATGGTGGCAATTACGCAAGTTTTGTCAATGGCGTAGGTACAAATGGCGGTACAAATCAAATTGCCTCGATGCAGGGTTTCTGGGTAGAAGCAACGGCAGGCGGCGGTAGTATTACCTTCGATAATTCGGTGCGTGTGAATAGCTACCAAAATCCACGTTTCTTTAAAACAGACGAAAAAGGACTCAAAGAGGGGCTTCTCAAACTCACTTTGAAACAAGGCGAAAACTTGCAAGATGAAGCCGCGATTTATTTCGAGGCAGGTGCAAGTCCTCAATTTGATGGTGTTTATGATGCCCACAAATTGCGCCTCCATGATGGCAAATCGCCGTCTTTGTATAGCTATTTCGCCTACCCCGAAGGGCAGACCAATGCAAAGGGCGAAACCGCCGATTATTTTTCTATCAGCGGCTTGCCTTCTTTGGAAGGAAAAACGATTGTACCTTTGGCAGTGGATATCAAAACCGAAGGCGAACATCAAATTTCTTTGAGCGAGTTTAAATATTTCCACGATTTGCACGTCGTTTATTTGTACGATTCGCTTACCCAGACGCTTCACAATTTGCGCCAAAATGCCGATTACGTGTTTGCAGCTAAAAAAGGCATAGACCAAAACCGTTTTGTCTTGCTTTTTGATGCACCTGCCAATGCAGATTTCTTTGTGGATAACAAGTTGAATGTTTATCCAAATCCTGCCTCTACTGCGGTTTCGTTTAGCCTGAAAAATAACCATGAAGGCGCGTATCAGATTCGCCTTTTGGATATGGTAGGCAAAGAAATTTTGAGCAGCGAAAAAAACAAAGAAGGCGCGTTTTTGCAAGGCACAATAGAAATTGGCAACCTTGCCAATGGCGTTTATTTCTTGCAAATTAGCAGCGAAGCAGGCATCGAGCAAGTTCGCTTTGTAAAAGAATAA
- a CDS encoding PID-CTERM protein-sorting domain-containing protein, with translation MNKKFWISFAWALVALTPSLLAQPGGGGPPPVVTAVPIDGGVTFLLAAGAAYGAKKLYDYRKSQKGEA, from the coding sequence ATGAACAAAAAGTTTTGGATTTCCTTTGCTTGGGCTTTGGTAGCCCTTACGCCTTCGCTTTTGGCACAGCCGGGTGGTGGCGGTCCTCCTCCTGTCGTAACGGCAGTGCCGATAGATGGCGGTGTTACCTTTTTGCTTGCCGCAGGTGCAGCCTATGGTGCAAAAAAATTATACGACTATCGCAAAAGTCAAAAGGGCGAGGCTTAG